One genomic region from Hoeflea algicola encodes:
- a CDS encoding malonate--CoA ligase: MARNYLFDGLLSSKLATDEARNATFATLPADGRHYSYGDVEDVSGRFANVLVGLGVKPGDRVAVQVPKSIEAIMLYLAVVRAGAVFLPLNTGYMPAEIEYFLGNATPRIFVCDPKKRSDYEALTTSLGIGLETMGVWQNHETSAGSLNDAGLAAPTAFDTVAREASDLAAILYTSGTTGRSKGAMLTHANLLSNAETLVQAWRFTKDDVLLHALPIFHTHGLFVATNTALSAGASLIFLPTFSAEAIIENIPGATALMGVPTFYTRLLDDPAFTGDLVKHMRLFVSGSAPLPAETHVLFEERTGHRILERYGMTETNMNTSNPYDGERRAGTVGFPLPGVELRIVDAESGKVLPQGEIGIIEVKGPNVFAGYWQMPEKTKEEFRDDGFFITGDVGVIDAGGYVQIVGRSKDLIISGGYNIYPKELELLLDEEKGVLESAVIGVPHADFGEGVVAVLVPRPGANLDEATILESIKPKIARFKQPKRIVVLDELPRNTMGKVQKNVLRDAYKTLLEA; encoded by the coding sequence ATGGCTCGTAATTATCTCTTCGATGGACTTCTCTCTAGCAAGCTGGCCACGGATGAAGCCCGCAACGCCACTTTCGCCACCCTGCCTGCTGATGGACGCCATTACAGCTATGGTGATGTCGAGGATGTGTCGGGCCGTTTTGCCAATGTGCTTGTGGGTCTCGGCGTCAAGCCTGGCGACCGGGTGGCGGTGCAGGTGCCCAAATCCATCGAAGCGATCATGCTCTATCTTGCCGTGGTCCGCGCCGGCGCCGTTTTCCTGCCGCTCAACACCGGCTACATGCCGGCGGAAATCGAATATTTTCTCGGCAATGCGACACCGCGCATCTTTGTCTGCGATCCCAAAAAACGCTCTGACTACGAGGCGCTGACAACGAGCCTCGGCATCGGCCTTGAGACCATGGGCGTCTGGCAGAACCACGAGACCAGCGCCGGGTCGCTCAATGACGCCGGGCTTGCTGCCCCCACAGCGTTCGATACAGTCGCCCGCGAAGCCAGCGATCTCGCCGCCATTCTCTACACCTCCGGCACCACCGGCCGCTCGAAGGGCGCCATGCTGACCCACGCCAATCTTTTGTCCAATGCCGAGACGCTGGTGCAGGCCTGGCGGTTCACGAAGGACGACGTGCTGCTGCACGCCCTGCCGATTTTTCACACCCACGGTCTGTTCGTCGCCACCAATACCGCACTGAGCGCCGGCGCATCGCTGATCTTCCTGCCCACTTTCAGCGCTGAAGCCATCATTGAAAACATACCCGGCGCTACCGCGCTGATGGGCGTGCCGACCTTCTACACCCGCCTGCTCGATGACCCCGCCTTCACCGGTGATTTGGTCAAGCACATGCGGCTGTTCGTTTCCGGCAGCGCGCCGCTGCCGGCTGAGACGCATGTCCTGTTCGAAGAGCGGACGGGCCATCGCATTCTCGAGCGCTACGGCATGACCGAGACCAACATGAACACCTCCAACCCCTATGATGGTGAACGCCGCGCCGGCACGGTCGGCTTCCCGCTGCCGGGTGTTGAGCTGCGCATCGTCGACGCCGAGAGTGGCAAAGTGCTGCCGCAGGGCGAGATCGGCATCATCGAGGTCAAAGGGCCCAACGTATTTGCCGGTTACTGGCAGATGCCCGAGAAGACCAAAGAGGAATTCCGCGACGACGGCTTCTTCATCACCGGCGATGTCGGGGTGATTGACGCTGGCGGTTATGTGCAGATCGTCGGCCGTTCCAAGGACCTGATCATCTCAGGCGGTTACAACATCTATCCCAAGGAGCTTGAACTGCTGCTCGACGAGGAAAAGGGCGTGCTCGAATCCGCTGTCATCGGCGTACCACATGCCGATTTCGGCGAAGGCGTGGTTGCGGTGCTGGTACCAAGGCCTGGCGCCAATCTCGACGAAGCGACGATCCTGGAATCCATCAAACCGAAGATTGCCCGCTTCAAGCAGCCCAAGCGCATCGTGGTCCTCGATGAACTTCCCCGCAACACCATGGGCAAGGTGCAGAAGAATGTCCTGCGTGACGCCTACAAGACCTTGCTGGAAGCCTGA
- a CDS encoding acyl carrier protein, which translates to MTTTISETVRTTIVDLLEARGQDTQIGDNESLFDSGRLDSVAAVNVLLTLESEFGVDLSDPDFDMSQIDTLQEISTLVSSQTA; encoded by the coding sequence ATGACCACGACAATCAGCGAAACCGTCCGCACGACAATCGTCGACCTGCTGGAGGCGCGGGGGCAGGACACCCAGATTGGTGACAATGAATCACTGTTTGACAGCGGACGACTGGATTCGGTGGCGGCGGTCAATGTGCTGCTCACTCTTGAATCGGAATTCGGCGTGGATCTTAGCGATCCCGATTTCGACATGTCCCAGATCGACACGCTTCAGGAGATCTCCACGCTCGTCTCATCCCAGACTGCGTAA